A part of Oncorhynchus gorbuscha isolate QuinsamMale2020 ecotype Even-year linkage group LG09, OgorEven_v1.0, whole genome shotgun sequence genomic DNA contains:
- the LOC124042984 gene encoding probable G-protein coupled receptor 156, giving the protein MELEQNCSSYCDSRLCLIHPEVNTQKGLEILQRLCTLSTMEGELQRRSLSPVLCAVVWTMLSCGILLAFCFLLFTLRFKNNRIVKMSSPNLNVLTLCGSILTYSSGFLFAFEECTHLQGGGARAILQARIWTLCIGSTLVFVPILGKTWRLYRVFTQRVPDKRVIIRDIQLMGLVSLLILLDLLVLTAWSLTDPVKCARSIGAVVKVVERDMYYSLSQLDSCSSLYSDLWHILLAVMKGGLLLYGTYLAGLTSNVSLPPVNQSPTIMTAVSLVTLSTAVGVPVSRFLQAWPNVVYSMVAGAIFICTLATNCMLFVPQLTQWRRFEEEHNNPSQMAKYFSSPSKSVQSVYSQDEIYYLLGENNSMKRLLNEKNAVIDSLQEQVNNAKDKLLWLMSSSHPHEDQEIDSSTTNLHSSFTQAIVVQSDCLPTPLTHRDIAEPPLSSPPFSAPLLSAPATTSAVYTPSSDSPSTPPPALYPPPGDGVNVKQWSVEFGQDIQGAGMETETGWCKVEGTGSQQQCGGVRSNLPVSPKLSVFSRTGVRTPGKRAGTQTTPSCQSNYVTTSSHLFPVGKSEPSGCHGHPVLPRVTSVRPAGFVSSEHLQEILQELSVVPVMETALRSPNHSRGIRRPTLPSSTDPSVRSPLSLNAPRTHHPPLFFHYPSISPYVMRKRRPPFHQPRGGPPPCYYPGSETPRWGRRRDAGSLQLDKHTSKTQPQLEPVGTETSPLCPEDSDSEEWEEAGHRVTNRCGRHGSRWEHRLPPPRKCSITPFSGHTHSGPSNGEGGGEGGLDRDRGRDSYGYWDSDSSSSADYCYYHRPYCNACLPHGSHPSSDSSSSYSSDSEYGGVAGLCRSTHPVVNFKEDLNPTFV; this is encoded by the exons ATGGAAGGGGAGCTGCAGAGGCGGTCTCTCTCCCCAGTGCTCTGTGCAGTTGTCTGGACCATGCTCTCCTGTGGCATTTTGCTGGCTTTCTGCTTCCTGCTCTTCACCCTGCGCTTCAAGAACAACag gaTAGTGAAGATGTCCAGTCCTAACCTTAATGTGCTGACTCTGTGTGGAAGTATCCTCACCTACAGCAGTGGCTTCCTATTTGCTTTTGAGGAATGCACCCACCTACAAGGGGGAGGAGCCAGAGCAATACTCCAG GCCAGGATCTGGACATTGTGTATTGGCAGCACTCTGGTATTTGTGCCCATCCTGGGGAAAACATGGCGGCTCTACAGAGTATTCACCCAACGTGTTCCTGACAAGAGAGTG ATCATCAGGGACATCCAGTTGATGGGCTTGGTATCTCTGTTGATTCTGCTGGACCTGCTGGTTCTGACCGCCTGGAGTCTAACCGACCCGGTCAAATGTGCTCGGTCCATTGGGGCTGTAGTCAAGGTGGTGGAGAGGGACATGTACTACTCTCTGTCTCAGCTGgactcctgctcctctctctactcaGACCTGTGGCATATCCTCCTCGCCGTGATGAAG GGTGGCCTGCTCCTGTATGGGACCTACCTGGCTGGTCTCACCAGCAACGTCAGCCTCCCTCCGGTCAACCAGTCCCCCACCATCATGACCGCGGTCAGCCTGGTCACCCTGTCCACGGCAGTAGGGGTCCCGGTGTCACGGTTCCTGCAGGCCTGGCCCAAcgtggtctatagtatggtggcTGGGGCCATCTTCATCTGTACCCTCGCCACCAACTGTATGCTGTTTGTACCTCAG TTGACCCAGTGGCGTCGGTTTGAGGAGGAGCACAACAACCCTAGTCAAATGGCGAAGTACTTCAGCAGCCCCAGTAAGAGTGTCCAGTCTGTCTACAGCCAGGATGAGATCTACTACCTCCTGGGGGAGAACAACTCTATGAAGAGGCTCCTCAATGAG AAAAATGCTGTGATTGACAGTCTGCAGGAGCAGGTGAACAATGCCAAAGACAAGCTACTGTGGCTCATGTCCAGTAGCCACCCCCACGAGGACCAGGAAATTGACTCTTCCACCACCAACCTCCACTCCTCATTCACCCAGGCCATAGTTGTGCAGTCGGACTGCCTTCCAACTCCCCTGACACACAGGGACATAGCAgaacctcccctctcttctcctcccttttcTGCACCTCTTCTGTCTGCTCCTGCCACTACTTCTGCTGTCTATACACCTTCTTCTGATtctccctctactcctccacctGCCCTCTATCCTCCCCCCGGGGATGGTGTGAATGTTAAACAGTGGAGTGTAGAATTTGGTCAAGACATCCAGGGTGCAGGgatggagactgagacagggtgGTGTAAGGTTGAGGGGACTGGGTCCCAGCAGCAGTGTGGAGGGGTGAGGTCTAACCTCCCAGTGTCCCCTAAGCTCTCTGTCTTCTCCAGGAcaggagtcaggacaccagggaaGAGGGCAGGGACACAAACCACACCCTCCTGTCAGTCAAACTATGTCACTACTTCTTCCCATCTCTTTCCGGTGGGAAAGTCAGAACCCTCAGGTTGCCATGGCCATCCCGTGTTGCCAAGGGTTACAAGCGTCAGGCCGGCAGGGTTTGTGAGCAGTGAGCATCTGCAGGAGATCCTCCAGGAACTGAGTGTGGTCCCTGTCATGGAAACGGCCCTCCGCTCACCCAATCACAGCAGGGGGATCAGGAGACCCACTCTGCCCTCCTCGACCGACCCCTCAgtccgctctcctctctccctcaatgCCCCTCGCACCCATCATCCCCCCCTCTTCTTCCACTACCCCAGTATCTCCCCCTACGTGATGAGGAAACGCAGACCTCCATTCCATCAACCCAGAGGGGGGCCTCCGCCCTGTTACTACCCAGGGTCAGAGACTCCTCgctggggaaggaggagggatgctGGATCCTTACAACTAGATAAGCACACCTCAAAAACACAACCCCAGCTCGAGCCTGTTGGCACAGAGACCAGTCCCCTCTGCCCTGAAGACAGTGATTCAGAGGAATGGGAAGAGGCAGGGCATAGAGTAACAAATAGGTGTGGGAGGCATGGCTCGAGGTGGGAGCACCGGCTACCACCCCCTCGAAAATGCTCCATCACCCCCTTCTCAGGACACACCCACTCAGGCCCTTCAAACGGGGAGGGGGGCGGTGAGGGAGGGCTAGACCGAGACCGTGGCAGGGACTCTTATGGTTACTGGGACTCAGACTCCAGCAGCTCGGctgactactgctactaccaccgaCCCTACTGCAATGCCTGCCTGCCACACGGCTCCCACCCCTCCAGCGACAGCTCCTCCTCATACTCCTCGGACAGTGAGTACGGTGGCGTCGCTGGCCTCTGCCGCTCCACACACCCTGTGGTCAACTTCAAGGAAGACCTCAATCCCACCTTCGTATGA